From a single Myxocyprinus asiaticus isolate MX2 ecotype Aquarium Trade chromosome 47, UBuf_Myxa_2, whole genome shotgun sequence genomic region:
- the LOC127436779 gene encoding cyclin-C-like — protein MAGNFWQSSHYLQWVLDKQDLMKERQKDLKFLTEEEYWKLQIFFANVIQALGEHLKLRQQVIATATVYFKRFYARYSLKSIDPVLMAPTCVFLASKVEEFGVVSNTRLISAATSVLKTRFSYAFPKEFPFRMNHILECEFYLLELMDCCLIVYHPYRPLLQYVQDMGQEDMLLPLAWRIVNDTYRTDLCLLYPPFMIALACLHVACVVQQKDARQWFAELSVDMEKILEIIRVILKLYDQWKNFDDRKEMAVMLNKVPKPKPPPNSETDQSSNGSQNSSYSQS, from the exons ATGGCAGGGAACTTCTGGCAGAGCTCACACTA TCTACAGTGGGTTCTGGACAAACAGGATCTGATGAAGGAGAGACAGAAAGATCTCAAGTTCCTCACTGAGGAGGAGTACTGGAAGCTACAGATATTTTTTGCCAATG TGATTCAAGCCTTGGGGGAACACTTGAAACTCAGACAGCAGGTCATTGCCACGGCAACGGTCTACTTCAAACGCTTCTATGCCAG GTACTCTCTGAAGAGCATAGACCCTGTGCTGATGGCCCCCACGTGTGTGTTTCTGGCCTCTAAAGTAGAG GAATTTGGTGTTGTTTCAAACACACGTCTTATTTCAGCGGCGACGTCTGTAT TGAAAACAAGGTTCTCCTATGCCTTTCCCAAGGAGTTCCCCTTCAGAATGAACCAT atCTTGGAGTGTGAATTCTACTTGCTGGAACTCATG gaCTGCTGTCTGATTGTGTATCACCCGTACAGACCTTTACTGCAGTATGTGCAGGACATGGGTCAGGAGGATATGCTCCTTCCATTGGCATG gaggATAGTCAATGACACCTATAGGACCGATTTGTGTCTGCTTTATCCTCCATTTATGATTGCACTTG CTTGTCTGCATGTGGCATGTGTGGTGCAGCAGAAAGATGCCAGGCAGTGGTTTGCTGAGCTGTCTGTTGACATGGAGAAG ATCCTTGAGATCATCAGGGTCATACTGAAACTTTATGACCAGTGGAAGAACTTTGATGACAGAAAGGAAATGGCTGTCATGCTCAACAAGGTGCCCAAACCTAAACCTCCTCCTAACAG TGAGACTGACCAGAGCTCAAATGGGAGTCAAAACAGCTCGTACAGTCAGTCGTAG